The genomic stretch GCGCTTTTCTCTCCCGACCTTATAAGGTCTCTTGAGGCTCTTTGTCCCAACACCATTTGAATAGAGTCAATCAAAATGGACTTTCCCGCGCCTGTCTGTCCTGTCAGAACAAGAAAGCCGCCGTCAAAGCTTGCGTCTATTTTTTCAATTATTGCAATATTTTCTATATGCAACGATGACAGCATATATCTGTCTCCTTTATTATAACATTATTGCTATGTCGTGCGCCAATGCAGCAGCCTTGTCCTCGCTTCTAACTGCAATAAAAATAGTATCATCTCCTGCAAGAGTTCCCACTATACTTTCGTGGGCTGTTGCGTCCAATGCCGAGCATACAGCGCCTGCCATTCCTGTATGGCATTTTACTATTACAAGATTAAGTGCAAAATCGACAGAAACTGCGCCTTCTCTTATAATATTGAAATATTTTTCGTTATCCAATGAAACAGAGTTTCCCGTGCCTGCGGGCGCATATTTATATTTGCCGGAGCTGTCAAGAATTTTTACAAGTCTTAAATCCTTTATATCTCTTGAAACCGTTGCCTGAGTTACAACAAATCCGCTGTCATTCAACAGCTTTGCCAGCTCTTCCTGTCTTGAAACACAGTTCTGAGTAATAAGCTGTAAAATTTTACTCTGCCTTTGTCTTTTCATTTTTTGCTCCGCCCCTTTCTATATGCCCAATTTGGAGTTTAACGTAGCATAAAAATTTATATCATTTTTTAAGCTTATAAGCTTAAGCACTTTTTTAGATTTGATAAATTCTACCCTGTCTCCGTGGCAAAGCTCAAAGCCTTGAAGACCGTCAACAGTCAGATAAATTTCTTTAAGTCTTTGCTCCGGTATTTCTATATTAAGTACAGAATTTGGATTAAAAATAATAGGTCTTGCAGTAACACAGTGAGCACATATAGGAGTAACTCCTATGGCATTTACCGACGGGTCTATAACAGCACCGCCTGCCGAAAAGGAATATGCCGTAGAGCCTGTGGGTGTACACACTATAATTCCGTCTGCGTGGTAATCGCTGACCTTTTTAGAGTCACAGTAAACACATACATCTACAAGTCTTGAAAGAGAGCCTTTTCCTATAACACCGTCATTAAGCGCTGTAAATTCAGCAATTTTTTCATTCTTTCTTATAACGCTTATATCTAAAAGCATTCTTTCCTGTACTGTATAATTTTTCTCAAACAGGTCTTTTAACAAATGTATTTCATTTAATTCAAGCTGAGTTAAAAAACCTACTCTCCCCAAATTTATTCCCACTACGGGAATATCATATTGCGCCAGTATCGCCGCCCTGTGCAAAAGAGTGCCGTCGCCGCCTACTGAAATTGCGAATTCGCACTTTTCAATGGCTTTATCATCACAAAAAACATTGTTTTCTTTGGCAGTATCACTGTCAGTGAAAATTTCACAGCTGAATTTTAACAGCTCATTACATATATTTTTTGCCGCTTCAATACAGCTTTTTTTATCTCGATTTACAATAAGATATATTTTCACGCACTCTTTCCCACCCTTCTTTTAAAGCTCATTATGTGCTCTTTTTACTAAATCGTCAATATCAAACTCTCCCTCTTGTCCTGTTTTGGAAATATACATTAAAAATTCAATATTTCCCTGAGGACCTTTAATGGGAGAATAATCCAAGCCAAGTATAGTGTAGCCTATTTCACGGGTAAAATCAAGAGTATTTTCTATAACTTCCTTATGTACCTTTTCATCCCTTACTACTCCCTTTTTACCTACCTTTTCGCGTCCTGCTTCAAACTGAGGCTTTATAAGACAAACCGCTTCGCCCTTTTCATCTGAAAGCTTATAAAGCACGGGTAATACAAGCTTAAGAGATATAAAAGAAACATCCACACTTCCGAAATTAAGCTTGTCGGGAACTTCGTTTTCCGTTACGTAACGGATATTGGTACGCTCCATATTTACAACCTTTTCATCAGTGCGAAGCTTCCAGGCAAGCTGACCGTAGCCCACATCTACCGCATATACTTTTTTTGCTCCGTGCTGAAGCATACAGTCGGTAAAGCCTCCGGTTGAAGCTCCTATGTCCATACAAATTTTATCTTCAAGCTCTATCCCGAAGCTTTCCATAGCCTTCTGAAGCTTTAAGCCGCCTCTTGATACAAAGGGAAGCGCATTTCCTCTTACCTCAACAGTATCGTCGGGACCTACCGTATCTCCAGCCTTATCGGCACGCTGATTATTTACAAAAACCTCGCCTGCCATAATCATAGCCTTTGCCCTGTCTCTGCCGCCGGCATAGCCGTTTTGAGTCAGATATATGTCAAGCCTTATTTTCTCGCTCATTTATAACACTCCAAACATATTCAAAAACAGAGTCGCTGTCAAGTCCGCACTCTTTCAAAAGCTCCTCTACTTTACCGTGAAATACTATATCCTCTGCACATTTTATATGGCAGGGAAAACGGCTGGCAAAGCTCTCTGCTATTCCGCCATTCCTTACACCCTCTTCAAAAAAGAAGATATGCTCATAATTAAGCTTATCGGGAAGCTCTAACGGCTTTATTTTATTGAGCTTGAGTATATCGCACTCTATTCCCTTTTCATTGAGTAAGCGCTGTGCTGTCTTTATATTAAAATACAGTCTGCCGTAAGTTACAAGCAAAATTTTACCGCCGTTGTTTTCGTAATTGTAGGGCTTAAATTCTTCAAAATCAGTCTGTCCCCACTCTTTGCCTTTTGGATATCTTACCACAACAGGCGCATCTATATCATACAATGCCGTTTTCAGCATTATTTCAAGCTCTTTAAAGCTTGCAGGCGCAAGCACGTTAAAGGAGGGAAGAGTATTTAAAAACGCCGCATCGTATATACCCTGATGCGTTTTGCCGTCCTCCCCTGTTATACCTGCTCTGTCAACACCTATAACGATATGCTGATTTTCAAGGGCAACATCGTGCAAAAGCTGGTCGTAGGCTCTTTGCAAAAAGCTGC from Oscillospiraceae bacterium encodes the following:
- a CDS encoding arginine repressor (regulates arginine biosynthesis when complexed with arginine by binding at site that overlap the promotors of the arginine biosynthesis genes) gives rise to the protein MKRQRQSKILQLITQNCVSRQEELAKLLNDSGFVVTQATVSRDIKDLRLVKILDSSGKYKYAPAGTGNSVSLDNEKYFNIIREGAVSVDFALNLVIVKCHTGMAGAVCSALDATAHESIVGTLAGDDTIFIAVRSEDKAAALAHDIAIML
- a CDS encoding NAD(+)/NADH kinase, producing the protein MKIYLIVNRDKKSCIEAAKNICNELLKFSCEIFTDSDTAKENNVFCDDKAIEKCEFAISVGGDGTLLHRAAILAQYDIPVVGINLGRVGFLTQLELNEIHLLKDLFEKNYTVQERMLLDISVIRKNEKIAEFTALNDGVIGKGSLSRLVDVCVYCDSKKVSDYHADGIIVCTPTGSTAYSFSAGGAVIDPSVNAIGVTPICAHCVTARPIIFNPNSVLNIEIPEQRLKEIYLTVDGLQGFELCHGDRVEFIKSKKVLKLISLKNDINFYATLNSKLGI
- a CDS encoding TlyA family RNA methyltransferase, whose product is MSEKIRLDIYLTQNGYAGGRDRAKAMIMAGEVFVNNQRADKAGDTVGPDDTVEVRGNALPFVSRGGLKLQKAMESFGIELEDKICMDIGASTGGFTDCMLQHGAKKVYAVDVGYGQLAWKLRTDEKVVNMERTNIRYVTENEVPDKLNFGSVDVSFISLKLVLPVLYKLSDEKGEAVCLIKPQFEAGREKVGKKGVVRDEKVHKEVIENTLDFTREIGYTILGLDYSPIKGPQGNIEFLMYISKTGQEGEFDIDDLVKRAHNEL